The proteins below are encoded in one region of Micromonospora sp. DSM 45708:
- a CDS encoding AAA family ATPase, whose product MDAYDPAPIGEANPYPSSAVAQVADTGSTVYTIPTVAVRRATTAMDGYLDALRVAPQTPAGRVVAVVGDYGTGKTHLASYLVRHAADRLDGDLQSIYLTAPPDTFVSLYRTFADKLADRREVVHRRVRGLYADILAVELRRSRVTEPLAEQLLAGTLDPVAVVDTFNMMESQLLGQLRDRLREVTENAEFARALTLLLRGGFEDQVWEWIAGRPPADVLRERGITGTLTGSEATALQAMGVFALLIGYGPNPFVLVIDELDQLLTAAGRREDEALDAFKEMLRVFAASNTFLLLAGLPDLLSTLRRDVRDRSGEQITMTPLGTADVLDYVLRRQRGRLEPFSETTVGQLVELANGVPRGVISLCHRLWRRARDQGGPVTSVMVREAARELYGGVGAQNILAEIRRVLVSTGHENFRPDYFPTDNPDSRIDYWIPAGRDDAGCGILFSGPLLEESDAARVETRARISHAHRDCELLLIVLEPVPERFLPRIREAVGREPLLYRPRSFADQLAAEVTSMTGRLEERYPADGPLVPLAPHMARLDRRQSATQHLLGLLTGSLSDLRAQNDEHLAAIRRELRELQRWPVPPGDRRNGDDLADLPTPVTELFDRAFAVVDLRTPVGVLFRRAFVEDEGGRGARQAVRARVRTPEVQSAVGVAALLNALVEAFGLAVAEWYRAARQRPDGPAAYQWDRLNEMCLIFDAVHEYLPVRQLRGARELVDDDVRRPESAGDVLTDFSARVRRELVTALTDDAA is encoded by the coding sequence ATGGACGCGTACGACCCGGCCCCGATCGGCGAGGCGAACCCCTACCCGTCGAGCGCCGTGGCGCAGGTCGCCGACACCGGGTCGACCGTCTACACCATTCCCACCGTGGCGGTCCGCCGGGCCACCACCGCGATGGACGGCTACCTCGACGCGCTGCGGGTCGCGCCGCAGACGCCGGCCGGTCGGGTGGTGGCCGTGGTGGGCGACTACGGCACCGGCAAGACCCACCTCGCGTCCTACCTGGTCCGTCACGCGGCCGACCGCCTCGACGGCGACCTCCAGTCGATCTACCTGACCGCCCCGCCGGACACCTTCGTCTCGCTGTACCGCACCTTCGCCGACAAGCTCGCCGACCGCCGGGAGGTGGTGCACCGGCGCGTCCGCGGCCTGTACGCCGACATCCTCGCCGTCGAGCTGCGCCGGTCCCGGGTCACCGAACCCCTGGCCGAGCAACTGCTCGCGGGCACCCTGGACCCGGTCGCCGTGGTGGACACGTTCAACATGATGGAGAGCCAACTGCTCGGGCAGTTACGCGACCGGCTGCGCGAGGTCACCGAGAACGCCGAGTTCGCCCGCGCCCTGACGCTGCTGCTGCGCGGCGGGTTCGAGGACCAGGTCTGGGAGTGGATCGCCGGTCGACCGCCGGCCGACGTGCTCCGCGAGCGGGGGATCACCGGCACGCTCACCGGCAGCGAGGCCACCGCGCTCCAGGCGATGGGCGTCTTCGCTTTGCTGATCGGCTACGGCCCGAACCCGTTCGTCCTGGTCATCGACGAGTTGGATCAGCTACTCACCGCCGCCGGCCGGCGGGAGGACGAAGCCCTCGACGCGTTCAAGGAGATGCTGCGGGTCTTCGCCGCCTCCAACACGTTCCTGCTCCTCGCCGGGCTGCCCGACCTGCTCAGCACGCTGCGCCGCGACGTGCGGGACCGCAGCGGCGAGCAGATCACGATGACCCCGCTCGGCACGGCCGACGTGCTCGACTACGTGCTGCGGCGGCAGCGGGGCCGACTGGAACCGTTCAGCGAGACGACCGTCGGGCAGCTCGTCGAGCTGGCCAACGGGGTCCCCCGGGGCGTCATCTCGCTCTGTCACCGGCTCTGGCGCCGGGCCCGCGACCAGGGTGGCCCGGTCACCTCCGTGATGGTCCGGGAGGCGGCCCGCGAGCTGTACGGGGGCGTCGGCGCGCAGAACATCCTCGCCGAGATCCGTCGGGTGCTGGTGAGCACCGGCCACGAGAACTTCCGACCGGACTACTTCCCCACCGACAACCCGGACAGCCGCATCGACTACTGGATCCCGGCCGGCCGGGACGACGCCGGCTGCGGCATCCTGTTCTCCGGCCCGCTGCTGGAGGAGAGCGACGCCGCCCGGGTGGAGACCCGGGCCCGGATCAGCCACGCGCACCGCGACTGCGAACTGCTGCTCATCGTGCTGGAGCCGGTGCCCGAGCGTTTCCTCCCCCGGATCCGCGAGGCCGTCGGCCGGGAGCCGCTGCTCTACCGCCCCCGGTCGTTCGCCGACCAGCTCGCCGCCGAGGTGACGTCGATGACCGGGCGGCTCGAGGAGCGCTACCCGGCCGACGGGCCGCTGGTTCCGCTGGCCCCGCACATGGCCCGGCTGGACCGCCGCCAGTCGGCCACCCAGCACCTGCTCGGCCTGCTCACCGGCTCGCTCAGCGACCTGCGGGCCCAGAACGACGAGCACCTGGCCGCGATCCGCCGGGAACTGCGCGAGCTGCAACGCTGGCCGGTCCCGCCCGGCGACCGCCGCAACGGCGACGACCTCGCCGACCTGCCGACGCCGGTGACCGAGCTGTTCGACCGCGCCTTCGCCGTGGTCGACCTGCGCACACCGGTCGGCGTGCTGTTCCGGCGGGCGTTCGTCGAGGACGAGGGGGGCCGCGGCGCCCGGCAGGCGGTCCGGGCCCGGGTCCGGACCCCGGAGGTCCAGTCGGCGGTCGGGGTCGCCGCACTGCTGAACGCGCTCGTCGAGGCGTTCGGGTTGGCCGTGGCCGAGTGGTACCGTGCGGCCCGCCAGCGCCCCGACGGCCCCGCCGCCTACCAGTGGGACCGGCTCAACGAGATGTGCCTGATCTTCGACGCCGTGCACGAGTACCTGCCCGTCCGGCAGCTCCGTGGCGCGCGGGAACTCGTCGACGACGACGTACGCCGGCCGGAATCGGCCGGCGACGTGCTGACCGACTTCAGCGCGCGGGTGCGCCGGGAGCTGGTGACCGCGCTGACCGACGACGCGGCCTGA
- a CDS encoding acyl-CoA thioesterase yields MTDHPAVPPGKPTSYSRVTLSRIMTAVDVNLYGTVHGGVLMKFVDDVAGAAAARHSGGTAVTASIDEIVFSEPVRVGDLVHAHAQVNWTGSTSMEVGVRVVAERWDSAEDEPVRVATAYLVFVGVDVGGAPRPVRPVLPETSDDERRFREAEIRRAHRLARRRAIQAHRTA; encoded by the coding sequence ATGACAGATCATCCCGCGGTCCCGCCGGGTAAGCCGACCTCGTACTCCCGCGTCACGCTCAGTCGCATCATGACCGCTGTCGATGTCAATCTGTACGGGACCGTGCACGGTGGGGTACTGATGAAGTTCGTCGACGACGTGGCCGGCGCGGCGGCGGCCCGGCACAGCGGCGGCACCGCGGTCACCGCCTCCATCGACGAGATCGTCTTCTCCGAGCCGGTCCGGGTGGGCGATCTCGTGCACGCCCACGCCCAGGTCAACTGGACCGGCAGCACCTCGATGGAGGTGGGGGTGCGGGTGGTCGCCGAGCGCTGGGACTCGGCCGAGGACGAGCCGGTGCGGGTCGCCACCGCGTACCTGGTCTTCGTGGGCGTGGACGTCGGCGGCGCGCCGCGCCCGGTCCGCCCGGTGCTGCCGGAGACGTCCGACGACGAGCGCCGGTTCCGGGAGGCGGAGATCCGGCGTGCCCACCGGCTGGCCCGCCGTCGCGCCATCCAGGCCCACCGCACCGCCTGA